A genomic window from Flavobacterium sp. I3-2 includes:
- a CDS encoding metal-dependent hydrolase, giving the protein MKITYLGHAALAIEVEGKNIIVDPFISANELASHIDVNALKADYIFITHAHGDHILDVETIAKNNPNAVIVSNAEIAGHYEAKGFKSHPMNHGGSWEFDFGKVKYVNAIHSSSFPDGSYGGQPGGFVITANNKSVYIAGDTALTQDMKLIPLRTKLDLAVLPIGSNFTMDVEDAAIAAEFLQVKKVLGYHYDTFGYIKIHHETSKERFENHNKELILLEVGSSINI; this is encoded by the coding sequence ATGAAAATAACTTATTTAGGACACGCTGCTTTAGCTATCGAAGTTGAAGGAAAAAATATCATCGTAGACCCGTTTATTTCGGCTAACGAATTGGCATCTCATATTGATGTAAATGCTTTAAAAGCAGATTATATTTTTATTACACACGCACACGGAGATCATATTTTAGATGTTGAAACGATTGCAAAAAATAATCCAAATGCAGTTATTGTTTCAAATGCTGAAATTGCAGGACATTATGAAGCTAAAGGTTTTAAATCACATCCGATGAATCACGGTGGTTCTTGGGAATTTGATTTTGGTAAAGTTAAATACGTAAATGCGATACATTCGTCTTCTTTTCCTGATGGAAGTTATGGCGGGCAACCAGGCGGATTTGTGATTACAGCAAACAATAAAAGTGTTTATATTGCTGGAGATACGGCATTAACACAAGATATGAAACTGATTCCTTTACGTACTAAATTAGATTTAGCAGTTTTACCAATCGGTAGTAATTTTACGATGGATGTAGAAGATGCTGCAATTGCAGCTGAATTTTTACAAGTGAAAAAAGTTTTAGGTTATCATTACGATACGTTCGGATATATTAAAATTCACCACGAAACTTCAAAAGAACGTTTTGAAAACCATAATAAAGAACTAATTTTGTTAGAAGTAGGTTCTTCAATAAATATCTAA
- a CDS encoding PH domain-containing protein, giving the protein MDSFTNQTINFQELPDYKKTTLTPIAKRYKKIVIFNLILSNVILLGLTISVYFFLLDEVETIYKLGGLFILFLILILFDFFTLMAFKRKSYAFRAQDVIYCSGILTITHEIVPYNRLQHVVLKQGWFSRYLGLATIECFTAASANNEIAIPGLELEQAEQIKNMLLNKIIKTDLNEPTFETVLLEEFTHLENDFSHQKKEIDGTN; this is encoded by the coding sequence ATGGATTCTTTTACAAATCAAACTATAAATTTTCAGGAACTTCCCGATTATAAAAAAACGACTTTAACTCCAATTGCAAAGCGATATAAGAAAATTGTAATTTTTAATTTAATCCTTTCAAACGTTATATTGTTAGGACTTACAATTTCAGTTTATTTTTTTTTGTTAGATGAAGTAGAAACGATTTATAAACTTGGCGGACTTTTTATTTTATTTTTGATTCTAATACTTTTTGATTTTTTTACTTTAATGGCATTTAAACGTAAAAGTTATGCTTTTAGAGCACAAGATGTAATTTATTGTTCAGGTATTTTGACTATAACTCATGAAATTGTTCCGTATAATAGATTACAACATGTCGTTTTAAAACAAGGTTGGTTTTCTCGTTATCTAGGACTAGCAACCATTGAATGTTTTACTGCTGCAAGTGCAAATAATGAAATTGCTATTCCGGGTTTGGAGCTTGAACAAGCAGAACAAATTAAAAATATGCTTTTAAATAAAATCATAAAAACCGATTTAAATGAACCAACTTTTGAAACTGTTTTATTAGAAGAATTCACTCATTTAGAAAATGATTTTTCTCATCAAAAAAAGGAAATTGATGGAACAAATTGA
- the acs gene encoding acetate--CoA ligase, whose protein sequence is MSYYKIGDLEQYFKHYKKSVREPRKFWGKIAEENFVWYQAWDKVFDFDMDKHEIKWFTDGKLNIVKNCIDRHLSKRGDKTALIFEPNEVSEATQVISYNELYVRVAKMANVLKSQGIEKGDRVCIYLPMIPELAVAMLACARIGAIHSVIFAGFSANAIKTRVEDCEPKMIITSDGGFRGAKTIQLKAVVDEAIQNISCVEKVLVVNRTNESVQMKEGRDLWLEPLYQEAEESHVAQIMDSEDPLFILYTSGSTGKPKGMVHTTAGYMIQTAYTFNNVFDYKDEDIFWCTADLGWITGHSYILYGALLNGATTVMYEGVPSYPTPSRFWDIIDKHKITQFYTAPTAIRSLMTEDYSFITGHDLSSLRILGSVGEPINEEAWHWFNDFVGKKRCPIVDTWWQTETGSILISPLAYVTPTKPTYATLPMPGIQTVLMDDLQNEITGNQVMGSLCIKFPWPSMARTIWNDHERYVQTYFSEFPGTYFTGDGALRDEVGYYRITGRTDDVVIVSGHNLGTAPIEDAINQHPAVAESAVVGYPHDIKGNALYGFITLKVEGTTRDRDNVKKEINQLIASHYGPIGKLDKIQFVEGLPKTRSGKILRRLLRSIATDRLDTFGDTSTMINPEVVQGIIDERQ, encoded by the coding sequence ATGAGTTATTATAAAATTGGTGACTTAGAACAATATTTTAAACACTATAAAAAATCTGTTAGAGAGCCTCGTAAATTTTGGGGTAAAATTGCTGAAGAAAATTTTGTATGGTATCAAGCTTGGGATAAAGTATTTGATTTCGATATGGACAAACACGAAATTAAATGGTTTACGGATGGTAAACTTAATATTGTAAAAAACTGTATTGATAGACATTTATCTAAAAGAGGTGATAAAACTGCTTTAATTTTTGAACCTAATGAAGTGAGCGAAGCTACTCAGGTCATTTCATATAACGAGTTATATGTACGTGTCGCTAAAATGGCTAACGTCTTAAAATCTCAAGGAATCGAAAAAGGTGACCGCGTTTGTATTTATTTACCAATGATTCCTGAACTTGCTGTTGCAATGTTAGCCTGTGCTCGAATTGGAGCTATTCATTCAGTTATTTTTGCTGGTTTTTCTGCAAATGCCATTAAAACGCGAGTTGAAGATTGCGAACCAAAAATGATTATCACTTCAGATGGTGGATTTCGCGGAGCTAAAACGATTCAATTAAAAGCGGTTGTTGATGAAGCTATTCAAAATATAAGTTGTGTTGAGAAAGTTTTGGTTGTGAATCGTACAAATGAATCTGTCCAAATGAAAGAAGGACGTGATTTATGGTTAGAACCACTTTATCAAGAAGCAGAAGAATCTCACGTTGCTCAAATTATGGATTCAGAAGACCCTTTGTTTATTCTTTATACTTCTGGTTCTACCGGAAAACCAAAGGGAATGGTTCATACAACAGCAGGTTATATGATTCAAACAGCTTATACATTTAATAATGTTTTTGATTATAAAGATGAAGATATTTTTTGGTGTACTGCTGATTTAGGTTGGATTACTGGACACTCATATATTTTATATGGTGCATTGTTAAATGGTGCAACCACAGTTATGTACGAAGGCGTACCGTCGTATCCAACACCAAGTCGTTTTTGGGATATTATAGATAAACATAAAATCACACAGTTCTATACAGCTCCTACTGCGATTCGTTCCTTAATGACAGAAGATTATTCTTTTATAACAGGTCACGATTTAAGTTCGTTACGAATTCTTGGGTCAGTAGGTGAGCCTATAAACGAAGAAGCTTGGCACTGGTTTAATGATTTTGTTGGAAAGAAACGTTGTCCGATTGTAGATACTTGGTGGCAAACAGAAACAGGAAGTATTTTAATTTCTCCGTTAGCTTATGTTACACCAACAAAACCAACTTATGCAACGCTGCCAATGCCTGGAATTCAAACAGTTTTAATGGATGATTTGCAAAATGAAATTACAGGAAATCAAGTTATGGGTTCGTTGTGCATCAAGTTTCCTTGGCCTTCAATGGCTCGAACTATTTGGAACGACCACGAACGTTATGTTCAAACTTATTTTTCTGAATTTCCAGGAACTTATTTTACTGGCGATGGTGCGTTGCGTGATGAAGTAGGGTATTACAGAATTACTGGTAGAACCGACGATGTTGTAATCGTTTCGGGTCATAATTTAGGAACAGCTCCAATTGAAGATGCAATCAATCAACATCCTGCAGTTGCAGAAAGTGCCGTAGTTGGATATCCACACGATATTAAAGGAAATGCGCTTTACGGATTCATCACTTTAAAAGTTGAAGGAACAACGCGTGACCGAGATAATGTAAAAAAAGAAATCAATCAGTTAATTGCGTCGCATTACGGACCAATTGGTAAATTAGATAAAATTCAGTTTGTAGAAGGCTTGCCCAAAACACGTTCTGGTAAAATTTTACGTCGTTTGTTACGTTCAATTGCTACCGATAGATTAGATACTTTTGGTGATACATCAACAATGATTAATCCTGAAGTAGTTCAAGGAATTATTGACGAAAGACAATAA
- a CDS encoding NAD(P)H-dependent flavin oxidoreductase, whose protein sequence is MNRITQLFNIKYPIIQGGMIWNSGYKLAAAVSNAGGLGLIGAGSMYPEVLREHIQKCKKATDKPFGVNVPMLYPNVEEILNIIIEEGVKIVFTSAGNPKTYTSFLKEKGLTVVHVVSSTKFALKAQEAGVDAVVAEGFEAGGHNGREETTTLTLIPMVTKDVSIPVIAAGGIATGKGMHAAMILGAEGVQMGTRFAMTIESSAHDNFKNLLTQVKEGETQLTLKELAPVRLIKNEFFNQLQEVYAKGATVEDLKTVLGRARAKRGMFEGDLIEGELEIGQIVGLLDEIESVALVMKGVVDEFNESVKNNIVF, encoded by the coding sequence ATGAATAGAATAACACAACTCTTTAATATAAAATATCCAATTATTCAAGGTGGAATGATTTGGAACAGCGGTTATAAATTAGCTGCTGCAGTTAGTAATGCTGGTGGATTAGGTTTAATCGGGGCAGGTTCAATGTATCCTGAGGTTTTGCGCGAACATATTCAAAAATGTAAAAAAGCTACAGATAAACCTTTTGGAGTTAATGTTCCGATGTTATATCCAAATGTCGAAGAGATTTTAAATATTATCATTGAAGAAGGTGTGAAAATTGTTTTTACATCTGCCGGAAATCCAAAAACATATACTTCATTTTTAAAAGAAAAAGGTTTAACAGTGGTACACGTGGTAAGTTCAACAAAATTTGCCTTAAAAGCGCAAGAAGCTGGTGTTGATGCTGTAGTAGCTGAAGGTTTTGAAGCTGGAGGACATAACGGACGTGAAGAAACAACAACGTTAACTTTAATTCCGATGGTTACTAAAGATGTTTCTATTCCGGTTATTGCAGCTGGTGGAATCGCAACAGGAAAAGGCATGCACGCAGCTATGATTCTTGGTGCAGAAGGAGTACAAATGGGAACTCGCTTTGCAATGACAATTGAAAGTTCAGCACATGATAATTTTAAAAATCTACTTACGCAAGTTAAAGAGGGTGAAACACAATTAACATTAAAAGAATTAGCGCCTGTTCGATTAATAAAAAATGAATTTTTTAATCAACTACAAGAAGTTTACGCAAAAGGAGCAACTGTTGAAGATTTGAAAACGGTTTTAGGTAGAGCTCGAGCAAAGAGGGGTATGTTTGAAGGGGATTTGATTGAAGGTGAGTTAGAAATTGGTCAAATTGTTGGTTTATTAGATGAAATTGAATCGGTAGCCCTGGTAATGAAGGGGGTGGTTGATGAATTTAATGAGTCTGTTAAAAACAACATTGTTTTTTAA
- a CDS encoding PH domain-containing protein → MEQIDLNLPQRQSKKGLLVIFFKVLIPSIKSFLPLILILFFRESDEHKTLKIGLVFIAVFTFLIIASVINFLYFKFYINSNSNEFIIEKGWLNKSKTVIKLDKIQQVNLNQKFLHRVLNLYSVEVDTAGSSKTEAKIYAVSGAVAHALKSKLLEKEFVINTDSKYNDAVLETINSDINNNKRLIEISFSSLVKIGLTRNYLQTFSLLLVLFFQVLEKARDYYRDEEENVISNFGEYLEQNFTLVILPLVLLMVFVVVLIINLVRTLLKYYNYKIQVVNRKLFISYGLFETKNTIIKSQRVQILKITQNYFQKKLNVLMMKILQTDSEENSSKKGIGIDIPGVNQNEKNAILSQIFNKEIELENGIKPSIRKFVVHFIWFSVFPTLVYLIVSYLNFESIYLFAAIPLFLFTGLYQWITYKNAVFYFTEHFIIKKSGFWDVTYSIIEPHKIQKIATYQRIWHLNINLSSVVLYTAGGFITFSIADETEIRNRVNFWLYNIEKHNLNWM, encoded by the coding sequence ATGGAACAAATTGATTTAAATCTTCCGCAAAGGCAATCAAAAAAAGGATTGTTGGTTATTTTTTTTAAGGTTTTAATACCGTCAATCAAATCATTCTTACCGTTAATTTTAATTTTGTTTTTTAGAGAATCTGACGAACACAAAACTTTAAAAATAGGTTTGGTTTTTATTGCTGTTTTTACGTTTCTTATAATTGCGAGTGTTATTAATTTCTTGTATTTTAAATTTTATATCAATTCAAATTCTAATGAATTTATCATCGAAAAAGGTTGGTTAAATAAATCTAAAACGGTTATTAAGCTTGATAAAATTCAGCAAGTCAATTTAAATCAGAAATTTTTACATCGCGTTTTAAATTTGTATTCAGTTGAAGTTGATACCGCAGGTTCTTCTAAAACAGAAGCTAAAATTTATGCCGTTTCAGGAGCTGTTGCTCATGCTTTAAAATCAAAATTATTAGAAAAAGAATTTGTTATAAATACTGATTCAAAGTATAATGATGCTGTTTTAGAAACTATTAATTCGGATATCAATAACAACAAAAGACTTATCGAAATTTCATTTTCAAGTTTAGTTAAAATCGGTCTTACTCGTAATTATTTACAAACGTTTTCGTTATTATTGGTTTTGTTTTTTCAAGTTTTAGAGAAAGCTCGAGATTATTATCGTGACGAAGAAGAAAATGTAATTTCTAATTTTGGTGAATATTTAGAGCAAAACTTCACTTTGGTTATTTTACCGTTGGTTTTATTGATGGTTTTTGTAGTGGTTTTGATAATCAATTTGGTACGAACATTATTGAAATATTACAATTATAAGATTCAGGTTGTTAATAGAAAATTATTTATTTCATACGGACTTTTCGAAACTAAAAATACCATTATTAAATCGCAACGTGTTCAAATCTTAAAAATAACTCAGAATTATTTTCAGAAAAAGCTGAACGTATTGATGATGAAAATCTTACAAACAGATTCTGAAGAAAATAGTTCTAAAAAAGGAATTGGAATTGATATTCCCGGAGTAAATCAGAATGAAAAAAATGCCATTTTAAGTCAGATTTTCAATAAAGAAATTGAATTGGAAAACGGAATCAAGCCAAGTATTCGTAAATTTGTAGTTCATTTTATTTGGTTTAGTGTTTTTCCGACACTTGTTTATCTTATTGTAAGTTATTTAAATTTCGAATCTATTTATCTTTTTGCTGCAATTCCTTTGTTTTTATTTACCGGATTGTATCAGTGGATTACCTATAAAAATGCTGTTTTCTATTTTACAGAGCATTTTATTATTAAAAAAAGTGGATTTTGGGATGTAACTTATAGTATTATCGAACCTCATAAAATTCAGAAAATTGCTACATATCAGCGTATTTGGCATTTAAATATAAACTTAAGTAGTGTAGTTTTGTACACAGCCGGAGGTTTTATAACTTTTTCTATTGCCGATGAAACTGAAATTCGAAACCGAGTTAATTTTTGGTTATATAACATTGAAAAACACAATTTAAATTGGATGTAA
- a CDS encoding toxin-antitoxin system YwqK family antitoxin, with the protein MKKVYKNIICFSLILFSSFNVFAQDTNRTGTNGKREGKWIGYYEGTNNKRYEGVFENGIEQGVFVFYDDSPSANIIAKRDFSKGNGIAFTTFYDTKGKKVSEGNFKGKEKDGKWIYFHIDGKTIMSEENYVNGKLEGIRKVYYKSGIPSDEMNYKNGVLEGKLFKYAENGQVISEEIYVNDSKHGKAIYRNASGVIVEEVDFDNGRIIKSNKKP; encoded by the coding sequence ATGAAAAAAGTTTATAAAAATATAATTTGCTTCAGTTTGATTCTATTTAGCAGTTTTAATGTGTTTGCTCAAGATACAAATCGTACGGGAACTAATGGAAAACGCGAAGGAAAATGGATTGGATATTATGAAGGAACAAATAATAAACGTTACGAAGGTGTTTTTGAAAACGGTATCGAACAAGGCGTTTTTGTTTTTTATGACGATTCGCCAAGTGCAAATATCATTGCCAAAAGAGATTTTTCAAAAGGAAATGGAATTGCATTTACAACCTTTTATGATACAAAAGGAAAAAAAGTAAGCGAAGGTAATTTCAAAGGAAAAGAAAAAGATGGAAAATGGATTTATTTTCATATCGATGGCAAAACAATTATGTCCGAAGAAAATTATGTAAACGGCAAATTAGAAGGAATTCGTAAAGTGTATTATAAGTCGGGAATACCTTCAGATGAAATGAATTATAAGAATGGTGTTTTAGAAGGTAAATTGTTTAAATATGCAGAAAATGGTCAAGTAATTTCAGAAGAAATTTATGTGAACGACTCCAAACATGGAAAAGCAATTTATAGAAATGCTTCAGGAGTTATTGTTGAAGAAGTAGATTTCGATAACGGACGAATAATCAAGTCTAATAAGAAACCTTAA
- the mnmA gene encoding tRNA 2-thiouridine(34) synthase MnmA: MKKRVVVGLSGGVDSSVAAYLLKEQGYEVIGLFMKNWHDDSVTISNECPWLEDSNDALMVADKLGIPFQTVDLSEQYKERIVDYMFNEYENGRTPNPDVLCNREIKFDVFMKIALELGADFVATGHYCRKQTQIIEGKEVHSLMAGVDPNKDQSYFLCQLSQEQLAKALFPIGDLLKPKVREIAAANDLITAEKKDSQGLCFIGKVRLPEFLQQQLKPKAGFIYEISNDNSVFNKDEKVYDSLEEQLIAESTSVRYNPELGKKVGNHNGAHYYTIGQRKGLNVGGTVEPLFIIGTDVVENAIYTGQGSQHPGLFRKSLFVKPEEIHFIREDLILKNGESMDVMARIRYRQPLQKATLHKFESGMYVQFNEYQSAITEGQFVSWHLGEELIGSGVISKL, from the coding sequence ATGAAAAAAAGAGTAGTAGTAGGCTTATCGGGTGGAGTAGACTCTAGCGTAGCCGCTTATTTATTAAAAGAACAAGGATATGAAGTGATTGGGTTATTCATGAAAAATTGGCATGATGATTCGGTAACCATATCAAACGAATGTCCTTGGCTTGAAGATAGTAATGATGCCTTAATGGTTGCAGATAAATTAGGAATTCCTTTTCAGACTGTAGATTTAAGTGAACAATATAAAGAACGTATCGTTGATTACATGTTTAATGAATACGAAAACGGTCGTACACCAAATCCAGATGTTTTATGTAACAGAGAAATTAAATTCGATGTTTTCATGAAAATTGCTTTAGAGCTTGGTGCGGATTTCGTTGCAACCGGACATTATTGTCGTAAGCAAACACAGATTATCGAAGGTAAAGAAGTTCATAGTTTAATGGCAGGAGTTGACCCAAATAAAGACCAATCGTATTTTTTATGTCAATTGTCGCAAGAACAATTAGCAAAAGCATTATTTCCGATTGGAGATTTGTTAAAACCTAAAGTTAGAGAAATTGCAGCAGCAAATGATTTGATTACTGCCGAGAAGAAAGATTCACAAGGTTTGTGTTTTATTGGAAAAGTTCGTTTACCAGAATTCTTACAACAACAACTTAAACCAAAAGCAGGATTTATTTATGAAATTTCCAACGATAATTCGGTTTTCAATAAAGATGAAAAAGTTTATGATTCTTTAGAAGAACAATTAATTGCCGAATCAACTTCTGTTCGATATAATCCAGAATTGGGTAAAAAAGTAGGTAATCATAACGGAGCTCATTATTATACCATTGGACAACGTAAAGGATTAAATGTTGGTGGAACGGTTGAGCCGTTGTTTATTATTGGAACCGATGTAGTTGAAAATGCAATTTACACAGGTCAAGGAAGTCAACATCCTGGATTATTCAGAAAATCTTTGTTTGTTAAACCAGAAGAAATTCATTTTATTCGTGAAGATTTGATTTTAAAAAATGGCGAATCAATGGATGTTATGGCGCGTATTCGTTACCGCCAGCCACTTCAAAAAGCTACGCTACATAAATTTGAATCGGGAATGTATGTTCAGTTCAATGAATATCAATCTGCAATAACCGAAGGACAATTTGTTTCTTGGCATTTAGGCGAAGAATTAATTGGTTCAGGAGTTATTTCAAAATTATAA
- a CDS encoding 1,4-dihydroxy-2-naphthoate polyprenyltransferase: protein MKKWIKAARLRTLPLSISGIFVGSACAYQSYHTQWNYWLIFGLCFLTTLFFQVLSNYANDYGDAVKGTDNDNRVGPKRAIQSGEITQAQMKKAIIITSVLSLISSVGVIYASFGNENFIQAIIYLVLAVACVGAAIKYTVGNSAYGYRGLGDVFVFIFFGLVSTLGSYYLYGHSFDFNVLLPGTAIGLLSMAVLNMNNMRDIQNDAEMGKNTIVVKLGFNKARMYHFYLIVLAVIALNSFALEKGFKWYQFAFVIGFIPLLKNLKVVNTVTNPRNLDPELKRLSLTTFLISLLLSIALILM from the coding sequence ATGAAAAAGTGGATTAAAGCGGCACGTTTACGAACGTTGCCATTATCGATATCAGGAATTTTCGTAGGAAGTGCTTGTGCATATCAATCCTATCACACACAATGGAATTATTGGTTAATTTTTGGATTATGCTTTTTAACTACTTTATTTTTTCAAGTGTTATCTAACTATGCTAACGATTACGGCGATGCTGTAAAAGGTACTGATAATGATAATAGAGTGGGGCCGAAGCGTGCTATTCAAAGTGGAGAAATCACACAAGCGCAAATGAAGAAAGCAATCATTATCACTTCGGTTTTATCTTTGATTTCTTCAGTTGGTGTGATTTATGCTTCATTCGGAAACGAAAATTTTATTCAAGCAATTATTTATTTAGTTTTAGCGGTTGCTTGTGTTGGAGCCGCAATTAAATATACAGTCGGAAATTCTGCTTACGGTTATCGTGGTTTGGGCGATGTGTTTGTTTTTATCTTTTTTGGATTAGTGAGTACTTTGGGGTCGTATTATTTATACGGACATTCGTTTGATTTTAATGTTTTATTACCCGGAACAGCTATCGGATTATTAAGTATGGCGGTTTTAAATATGAATAACATGCGTGATATCCAAAATGATGCAGAAATGGGTAAAAATACCATAGTTGTAAAATTAGGATTTAATAAAGCACGTATGTACCATTTTTACTTAATTGTTCTTGCAGTTATTGCGCTTAATTCATTCGCATTAGAAAAAGGTTTTAAATGGTATCAATTTGCCTTTGTAATCGGTTTTATTCCGTTACTTAAAAACTTAAAAGTTGTTAATACAGTTACTAATCCAAGAAATTTAGACCCCGAGTTAAAACGTTTATCATTAACGACTTTTTTAATATCTTTACTATTATCAATTGCTTTAATCTTAATGTAA
- a CDS encoding alpha/beta fold hydrolase → MQIEENHILIQNSSIYYKKVSPQNATNTLILLHDSLGCTVLWRDWLDLLAQELNVNILSYDRRGYGKSSNYTVPRPLNYLEQEAEILDELIQKLGLKNVHLFGFSDGASVATIYAGMFADKIHSLTIEGVHVLLEKETLEGVRQAKKTLETTQIAKVLEKYHGDKVMDLYLAWTDTWLDEKHQTWNIEHFIPKIKVPIFVFQGEFDEFGSPAQMNAFDAAPNAEKYWVLGAGHTAHKEKKEEVFEKVTSFIKQHLV, encoded by the coding sequence ATGCAGATTGAAGAGAATCATATTTTAATACAAAATAGTTCGATTTATTATAAAAAAGTAAGCCCACAGAATGCAACAAACACCTTGATTCTTTTACATGATTCGTTAGGTTGCACGGTTCTTTGGCGTGATTGGTTAGATTTACTAGCTCAAGAATTAAATGTAAATATTTTAAGTTATGACCGTCGAGGATATGGAAAATCATCGAATTATACCGTTCCGCGTCCACTAAATTATTTAGAACAAGAAGCTGAAATTTTAGATGAATTGATTCAAAAACTAGGCTTAAAAAATGTTCACCTTTTCGGATTTTCAGACGGAGCTAGTGTTGCAACGATTTATGCAGGAATGTTTGCTGATAAAATACATTCTTTAACCATTGAAGGTGTACATGTTTTGCTTGAAAAAGAAACTTTAGAAGGTGTGCGTCAAGCGAAGAAAACGTTAGAAACGACTCAAATTGCAAAAGTTTTAGAAAAATATCACGGCGATAAAGTCATGGATTTGTATCTTGCTTGGACAGACACTTGGTTAGACGAAAAGCATCAAACTTGGAATATCGAACATTTTATTCCAAAAATCAAAGTTCCGATTTTTGTTTTTCAAGGTGAGTTTGATGAGTTTGGTTCACCGGCACAAATGAATGCTTTTGATGCAGCTCCTAATGCAGAAAAATATTGGGTTTTAGGTGCTGGACATACGGCTCATAAAGAAAAGAAAGAAGAGGTTTTTGAAAAAGTAACATCTTTTATTAAACAACATTTGGTTTAA
- a CDS encoding o-succinylbenzoate synthase, translating to MKASVKKYILNFKQASGTSRGVMTEKETWFLILEENGKKGIGECGLFRGLSFDDNLDYSDKLNEVCQWIDEGKQVEEIWDMLREWPSIQFGVEQAFLSLNSSDSFVLFPSLFTESQAEIPINGLVWMGSKSFMKSQIDDKLANGFNCIKLKIGAINFDEELELIRYIRSKYPKEIIEIRVDANGGFSSSEALFKLNQLADLDIHSIEQPIKQKQYDSMADLCEKSPLPIALDEELIGVVNYDDKENLLDKIMPKYIILKPSLVGGFKGSEEWIRLAEERNIGWWITSALESNIGLNAIAQWTFKLNSKMPQGLGTGALFTNNFESPLDVKNGHLRYDDLSIWKIDLDQ from the coding sequence ATGAAAGCATCAGTTAAAAAATACATTTTAAATTTCAAACAAGCCTCAGGAACTTCTCGAGGCGTAATGACAGAAAAGGAAACTTGGTTCTTGATTTTGGAAGAAAATGGTAAAAAAGGAATTGGAGAATGCGGTTTATTTCGCGGTTTATCTTTTGATGATAATTTAGATTATTCGGACAAGTTGAATGAAGTTTGTCAATGGATTGATGAAGGAAAACAGGTCGAAGAAATTTGGGATATGTTACGAGAATGGCCTTCAATTCAGTTTGGAGTGGAGCAAGCTTTTTTATCTTTAAATAGTTCAGATTCATTTGTGTTATTTCCGAGTTTATTTACAGAATCTCAAGCTGAAATTCCAATTAATGGATTGGTTTGGATGGGAAGTAAATCGTTTATGAAATCTCAAATAGATGATAAATTAGCTAATGGTTTTAATTGTATAAAATTAAAAATTGGAGCGATAAACTTTGACGAAGAATTAGAGTTAATTCGATATATTCGTAGTAAATATCCAAAAGAAATTATCGAAATTCGTGTCGATGCTAACGGAGGTTTTAGTTCAAGTGAAGCTTTATTTAAATTAAATCAATTAGCTGATTTAGATATTCATAGTATAGAACAACCTATAAAACAAAAGCAATATGACAGTATGGCAGATTTGTGTGAAAAATCACCTTTGCCAATTGCTTTGGATGAAGAACTTATTGGAGTTGTAAATTATGACGATAAAGAAAATCTATTGGATAAAATTATGCCAAAATACATCATTTTAAAGCCAAGTTTAGTCGGTGGATTTAAAGGTTCTGAAGAATGGATTCGATTAGCAGAAGAACGAAATATCGGATGGTGGATAACTTCTGCTTTAGAAAGTAATATCGGATTAAATGCCATTGCACAATGGACATTTAAATTAAATTCTAAAATGCCTCAAGGTTTAGGTACAGGAGCTTTATTTACAAATAATTTTGAGTCGCCACTTGATGTAAAAAACGGACATTTAAGATATGATGATTTATCGATATGGAAAATTGATCTGGATCAGTAA